The region CCGGTGAAATCCTTCCTTCTGCTCACCGCCTGGGCGGGTTGCGCTTCGATAGCTCTCACCCAGCCGGGAGGAAGCGGGGGGAAGGACGTGCCGCTGGGATCGCTGCTGGCGCTTTTTGCCGCCGCGACCTACGCGGGGTATCAGCTTCTGGTTCAGCGCTTCTCCAAAAAAGCCTCTGCCTTCGAGATAGCCTCGGCGACCAGCTACTGGGCGGTCGCGCCCTCGCTTCTCATGTGGCGCTTCTCGCCGCCGACCGTGCCGCTGAAGGCCCTTGCCGTCACGGCCGGGCTGGGCTTTTTCTCCACCTTTCTGCCGCTCGCGCTTCTCGCCGGGGCGATCTCGCGCATCGGCGCGGCGCGGACATCAACCATAAGCCTCGCCGGACCCCTCTTCGGCCTCCTTCTCGCCCGCTTCCTCTTCGGCGAAACCCTCACCGCCGCGCAACTCGTCGGCGGCGGAGTCGTTTTCGTCTCCGTTTCGGCGCTGTACCTGATAAAGAGCCGCTGAGCCATTTCGTTCGACGGCTTCGGCTTTTGCCGCGGGGCTTCGTCGCTACTCGCTCGCGCTCCTTGGCGTAGGCACGCTACTGCCTTCGTCGCGCTCCCTGCGGGCTCCTCGCCCGGCGACAAAATCCTATGCCGTATTTAAAAGATGACGCAGCTTGCAATCCCTCCCCGGATAAAATATCCTCGCTTGGGACTGGACGAATCCTCGTGCGGGGATAATTATGAAAACCACAGATAAGATTGTTGCCGTTTCAGCGGTTATCGCCCTTGGTTTAACCATTATCGGTTGGGTGGCAAACTGGAAAACGGCAATAACCGAGCTTGTATTAGTCGGCGGAGGCGTATTATTTGTTGCGCTGTGCCTTGGGATATATCTATGGAAAAAAGATGAGCCAGCAGAGAAAGGAACTAGCCTAAATAATTCGCCCTCCGGTGAATCGTTCGACCTCCTTGTAAAACAAAACTATGAGCTTAATCGTGAGAACAAGGAACTTCGCGACGGCCATCGGAAGAAAGACGACGAGCTAAGAGAGCTTC is a window of bacterium DNA encoding:
- a CDS encoding DMT family transporter, producing MKFSSRRAGPLMALLSALFYSTKSPLVRIGIEAGATVPALAGLRMVFCAAIFFIVSRFRKTRPGSGLWRSPALIAASLLFTVSVIASFYAVAFAGVSLTVILVYSHPVFVALLSRIFYKTPLGPVKSFLLLTAWAGCASIALTQPGGSGGKDVPLGSLLALFAAATYAGYQLLVQRFSKKASAFEIASATSYWAVAPSLLMWRFSPPTVPLKALAVTAGLGFFSTFLPLALLAGAISRIGAARTSTISLAGPLFGLLLARFLFGETLTAAQLVGGGVVFVSVSALYLIKSR